One Coccinella septempunctata chromosome 1, icCocSept1.1, whole genome shotgun sequence DNA window includes the following coding sequences:
- the LOC123311396 gene encoding transmembrane reductase CYB561D2-like, with translation MARRKLGTDVNNVVQFFEFVFVLMIFLLFFRTEYMVLNVHVFHSTVAWLVSMTQGLLALHTVNPVVKKILGKDKVFNHWVIESVGLLGATLGFIAAYKDKIDKAEPHFFSWHAFLGIIGYALSLLSGLNGIPALYRKELKQYISPELNKNIHIITGTLGFIIGGFSLIVSLYSNWYTERTRSSPTSFILGVFLITSIMVWASIKPIGKVKNMLLKGFSKND, from the exons ATGGCGAGGAGGAAGCTCGGGACGGACGTGAACAACGTGGTGCAATTCTTCGAATTTGTGTTTGTGCTGATGATATTCCTCCTGTTTTTCCGCACCGAATATATGGTTTTGAATGTGCACGTATTTCATTCCACCGTAGCA TGGCTCGTTAGTATGACACAAGGTCTCTTGGCTCTACACACAGTGAATCCAGTGGTCAAGAAGATTCTTGGAAAAGACAAAGTGTTCAACCATTGGGTTATAGAGAGTGTTGGCCTATTAGGTGCGACTCTAGGTTTCATTGCTGCATATAAAGACAAAATCGATAAGGCTGAACCACATTTTTTCTCCTGGCATGCCTTTCTGGGAATTATCGGATATGCGTTATCGTTATTGAGTGGTTTGAACGGTATACCTGCATTATACCGGAAGGAGCTCAAGCAATATATTTCACctgagttgaataaaaatattcacaTTATCACAGGAACTTTAGGATTTATAATAGGTGGTTTCAGTCTTATAGTATCACTTTATAGCAATTGGTACACTGAAAGGACGAGGTCGTCTCCAACAAGCTTCATTTTAGGCGTTTTTCTAATAACGAGTATTATGGTATGGGCCTCAATTAAACCCATAGGAAAAGTAAAAAATATGTTGTTGAAAGGTTTTTCCAAAAACGATTAG
- the LOC123311153 gene encoding ribonuclease H2 subunit A, producing MENPTEQGELEISDLKTLDNFLTNWDNSENSLYISKVPDACKEYPCCLGIDEAGRGPVLGPMVYGIAFCPINEAALLASLNCDDSKVLKEEQRDKIFEDICRNSQKIGWAIELLSPNKICNNMLSRSKHSLNQVSMDSAIGLIRSAKKNGVKIEHIFVDTVGPPEKYQAYLKSLFPEYKITVAKKADSTYPIVSAASICAKVTRDHALQTWKFKEGHNITHKEFGSGYPGDPVTKKFLADNYDMVFGYPQLVRFSWSTVPKILEEKAYHVEVEEVSDDESKKTPVSNNTITSFFKLSNEDSQKPKKARFDFFTERCLSREVNL from the exons ATGGAAAATCCAACAGAACAAGGAGAATTGGAAATATCGGACTTGAAAACCCTAGATAACTTTTTAACAAACTGGGATAATTCCGAAAACAGTTTATACATTTCCAAAGTTCCAGATGCTTGTAAAGAATATCCCTGCTGTTTAGGAATAGATGAAGCTGGAAGGGGCCCTGTCTTAGGCCCTATGGTATATGGAATTGCATTTTGTCCAATTAATGAAGCTGCATTACTTGCTTCTCTCAACTGTGATGATTCCAAAGTTTTAAAAGAAGAGCAACGTGATAAAATATTCGAAGATATATGTCggaattcacaaaaaattggTTGGGCTATTGAGCTGTTATCGCCcaataaaatatgtaataataTGTTAAGTAGATCTAAGCATTCATTGAATCAGGTCTCTATGGATTCTGCCATTGGATTAATCAGATCGGCAAAGAAAAATGGGGTGAAAATTGAGCACATATTTGTGGATACTGTTGGACCACCTGAAAAGTACCAAGCCTATTTAAAGAGTCTTTTTcctgaatataaaataacagtgGCTAAAAAAGCTGATTCTACTTATCCCATTGTATCAGCTGCTAGTATTTGCGCTAAAGTTACTAGAGATCATGCACTCCAAACATGGAAATTTAAGGAAGGACATAACATTACTCATAAAGAGTTTGGTAGTGGATATCCAG GAGACCCTGTAACTAAAAAATTCCTAGCTGATAATTATGATATGGTTTTTGGTTATCCCCAATTAGTAAGGTTCAGTTGGTCGACAGTGCCAAAAATTCTAGAAGAAAAAGCTTACCATGTTGAAGTTGAAGAAGTAAGTGATGATGAATCTAAAAAGACCCCAGTCAGTAATAATACAATAACGTCGTTTTTCAAACTTTCTAACGAGGACTCTCAAAAACCAAAAAAGGCTCGTTTTGACTTCTTCACTGAAAGATGTTTAAGTAGGGAAGTGAATCTTTGA
- the LOC123311405 gene encoding transmembrane reductase CYB561D2-like translates to MARRKLETDVNNVVQFFEFVFVLMIFLLFFRTEFMILNVHVFHSTIAWLVSMTQGLLALHTVNPVVKKILGKDKVFNHWVIESVGLLGATLGFASAYKDKIDKDEPHFFSWHALLGIIGYALSLLSGLNGIPALYRKELKQYISPELNKNIHIITGTLGFIIGGFSLIVSLYSNWYIEKTRSSPTSFILGVFLITSIMVWASIKPIGKVKNMLLKGFSKND, encoded by the exons ATGGCGAGGAGGAAGCTCGAGACCGACGTGAACAACGTGGTGCAATTCTTCGAATTTGTGTTTGTGCTGATGATATTCCTCCTGTTTTTCCGCACCGAATTTATGATTTTGAACGTGCACGTATTTCATTCCACCATAGCA TGGCTCGTTAGTATGACACAAGGTCTCTTGGCTCTACACACAGTGAATCCAGTGGTCAAGAAGATTCTTGGAAAAGACAAAGTGTTCAACCACTGGGTTATAGAGAGTGTTGGCTTATTAGGTGCGACTCTAGGTTTCGCTAGTGCATATAAAGACAAAATCGATAAGGACGAACCACATTTTTTCTCCTGGCATGCCTTACTGGGAATTATCGGATATGCGTTATCGTTATTGAGTGGTTTAAACGGTATACCTGCATTATACCGGAAGGAGCTCAAGCAATATATTTCACctgaattgaataaaaatattcacaTTATCACAGGAACTTTAGGATTTATAATAGGTGGTTTCAGTCTTATAGTATCACTTTATAGCAATTGGTACATTGAAAAGACAAGGTCATCTCCAACAAGCTTCATTTTAGGCGTTTTTCTAATAACAAGTATTATGGTATGGGCCTCAATTAAACCCATAGGAAAAGTAAAAAATATGTTGTTGAAAGGTTTTTCCAAAAACGATTAG
- the LOC123308497 gene encoding breast cancer anti-estrogen resistance protein 1 isoform X2 has protein sequence MPNRCSPVQHHPPGLPQRGGGADYDVPPLRHVTLGASPGCARCASASPSSVSPVIRDGEAYDVPRPHNHHLNQLTPSSSASSLTADSISSSNRSSVANMPDYDVPKSHFRGPQLVLQPSQLYDVPPSHNPKELPLELNSALENLERLEGDTTGSIKKLLGFVGPGWRSKERLADTIYDIKLAVTRLQNSLNDLAEFGEGTLGNASKASDKNLAVKLAPLVTSLRKSYHTVNEAAGKLAQSNWCVERLVSNEDLEDRYAPDALDTLVSCSKALTDDIRQITSFIQGNGLLLFKKDTANDWTNEYDYVQLNNRGENRKDPNRYDLIENHDEDPLDNGMNLDSNDRQILTFFGGQYLTHHKNLMLAIDAFLNTVERNQPPKIFLAHSKFVVLSSHKLVHIGDTVYRNVACKEVKERALNFSNALSDVLAKSVMKTKQAALQFPTVTAVQEMVDSVLDISHAANNLKMCLLQATASFL, from the exons ATGCCAAACCGTTGCTCGCCCGTTCAGCACCATCCGCCAGGTTTGCCTCAACGTGGTGGCGGCGCGGACTACGACGTGCCGCCGCTCAGGCATGTGACCCTAGGCGCCAGTCCGGGGTGTGCGAGATGCGCATCCGCCTCCCCCTCGTCGGTGTCTCCCGTGATAAGGGACGGGGAGGCCTACGACGTACCCAGGCCGCACAATCACCACCTGAACCAGCTTACCCCGTCGAGCTCGGCTAGCTCTCTGACAG CCGACTCCATATCCTCTTCCAACCGCAGCAGTGTGGCCAACATGCCCGACTACGACGTACCCAAATCCCACTTCAGAGGTCCCCAGTTGGTCCTGCAACCGTCCCAGCTCTACGACGTCCCACCTTCGCACAACCCCAAAGAATTGCCGTTAGAACTGAACTCTGCGTTGGAGAATCTCGAGAGGCTAGAGGGCGACACCACCGGTTCCATAAAGAAACTGCTGGGATTCGTCGGACCCGGGTGGAGGAGCAAAGAAAGGTTGGCGGACACGATCTACGACATAAAACTTGCCGTTACCAGACTGCAGAACTCGCTCAACGACCTTGCGGAGTTCGGGGAGGGGACGCTGGGCAACGCTTCGAAAGCTTCCGACAAGAATCTCGCCGTTAAGTTGGCTCCCCTGGTGACGAGCCTGAGGAAGTCGTATCATACGGTGAACGAGGCGGCTGGGAAGCTGGCGCAGTCCAATTGGTGTGTGGAGCGTCTCGTTTCGAACGAGGACCTGGAGGATAGGTACGCCCCCGATGCCCTGGACACGTTGGTGTCTTGTTCCAAGGCTCTCACTGACGACATCCGACAAATAACCTCCTTCATCCAAGGTAACGGCTTGTTGTTATTCAAGAAAGACACGGCGAACGACTGGACCAACGAATACGATTACGTGCAACTGAACAACAGGGGGGAGAATAGAAAAGATCCGAACAGATACGATCTGATAGAAAACCACGATGAAGATCCCCTGGATAACGGAATGAACCTGGACAGTAACGATCGCCAGATACTGACCTTCTTCGGCGGGCAGTACCTCACCCACCATAAGAACCTCATGTTGGCGATCGACGCGTTCCTGAACACCGTCGAACGTAACCAACCCCCCAAGATATTCCTGGCGCATAGCAAATTCGTGGTGTTGAGCTCGCACAAGTTGGTACATATCGGAGATACGGTTTATAGGAATGTGGCCTGTAAGGAGGTCAAGGAGAGGGCCTTGAATTTCTCCAACGCCCTCTCGGATGTCCTGGCGAAGAGCGTTATGAAGACGAAACAGGCGGCTTTGCAATTCCCGACCGTGACCGCGGTGCAGGAGATGGTGGACAGCGTGCTGGACATTTCGCACGCGGCCAACAATTTGAAGATGTGTTTACTGCAGGCCACCGCGAGTTTTTTGTAA